The following proteins are encoded in a genomic region of Nicotiana sylvestris chromosome 4, ASM39365v2, whole genome shotgun sequence:
- the LOC104218530 gene encoding mechanosensitive ion channel protein 6-like: MEKLKSFKSLSPVHHLQRVNSPSHPVEERQNLLKETPIPSTSPAMGSPAMDTSDSKDVVVKTNSRETPKTPKETELSSSAKPQLNSTDENAANKIYRDSSYDFSSDAFMRAQRDNNNNNNNKDFDFITESPFSQRSPLSRVLEESPNRGVLTPRDVRVSFNENRNGHGSVRRRSNVSNFGPGGGPDEVLVCSSSSSFRRKSNLLVTRTKSRLVDPPEQDQRSPKITMKSGVLGKGSENDDDDPFSDEDFPEEYKKMKFNLWTVLQSLSLILIIAAFVCSLTISKFKGRSIFGLPLWKWELMVLVLICGRLVSGWGIRLGVFLIERNFVLRKRVLYFVYGLRNSVQNCIWLSLVLIAWQCIFDKKVESITNTKVLRYVSRIWVCLLVGTFIWLLKTLLVKVLAMSFHVTAFFDRIQEALFTQYVIETLSGPPLVEIRMEQEEEERVMAEVQKLQSAGATLPPDLKATIFPKRPIGTPRKSTAAATPRSPMFSRSTSRKEKEQEGGITIDHLHRLNQKNVSAWNMKRLINIVRKGVLSTLDEQLQQSSDDDEAAVEITSEKQAKIAAKKVFNNVAKPDSKFIYLEDIMRFMREDEALKTMQLFEGGTEAKGISKRALKNWVVNAFRERRALALSLNDTKTAVNKLHHMLNVLVGVIILVVWLLILKVATTHFLVFLSSQVLLVVFMFGNTAKTTFEAIIFLFVMHPFDVGDRVEIDGTQMVVEEMNILTTVFLRYDNQKIIYPNSVLSTKPISNYYRSPDMGDAIEFCIHISTPMEKISMMKEKITRYVENKSDHWYPAPAIVLRDVEDLNRIKWSVWLSHTMNFQDMGERWARRALLVEEMIKIFKELDIEYRMLPFDVNIRNMPQLPSSRVPSNWSLCS; the protein is encoded by the exons ATGGAAAAGCTGAAATCTTTCAAATCTCTATCTCCAGTTCATCATCTTCAACGTGTTAACTCACCTTCACACCCAGTAGAAGAACGCCAAAATCTCTTAAAAGAAACCCCAATACCCAGCACTTCTCCCGCCATGGGCTCTCCAGCTATGGATACGTCTGATTCAAAGGACGTCGTCGTTAAAACAAACAGCAGAGAAACCCCCAAAACCCCTAAAGAAACTGAACTTTCTTCCTCTGCAAAACCCCAGTTGAATAGCACTGATGAGAATGCTGCAAACAAGATATATAGAGATTCAAGTTACGATTTCTCAAGCGATGCATTTATGAGAGCACAAagggataataataataataataacaataaagatTTCGACTTTATAACGGAATCACCATTTTCACAGCGGTCGCCGTTATCGAGGGTACTTGAAGAGAGTCCCAACCGGGGGGTGCTTACGCCGAGAGATGTTCGAGTTTCTTTTAACGAGAACCGTAACGGTCACGGATCGGTTCGCCGCCGGTCCAATGTGAGTAATTTTGGACCGGGTGGTGGACCGGATGAGGTTTTAGTTTGCAGTTCTAGTTCTTCGTTTAGGAGAAAGTCGAATCTTTTAGTTACTAGGACTAAATCTAGGTTAGTGGACCCACCGGAGCAAGATCAGAGGTCACCGAAAATTACTATGAAATCTGGGGTTttagggaaaggaagtgaaaatgACGATGATGACCCTTTTTCAGATGAGGATTTTCCTGAAGAGtataagaaaatgaagtttaatctatGGACTGTTCTTCAGAGTTTGAGTTTGATTTTGATTATTGCTGCTTTTGTTTGTAGTCTTACTATTAGTAAATTTAAAGGGAGGAGTATTTTCGGGCTTCCGTTGTGGAAATGGGAGTTAATGGTTTTGGTTTTGATATGTGGGAGATTGGTTTCTGGTTgggggattaggttaggggtgtTCTTGATTGAGAGGAATTTTGTTTTAAGAAAAAGGGTGTTGTATTTTGTGTATGGATTGAGGAATTCAGTGCAGAATTGCATTTGGTTGAGTCTAGTTTTGATCGCGTGGCAATGTATTTTTGATAAGAAGGTTGAGAGCATTACTAATACGAAGGTGTTAAGGTATGTGTCGAGAATTTGGGTGTGTTTATTGGTGGGAACATTCATTTGGTTGCTGAAGACGCTGTTGGTGAAGGTTTTGGCTATGTCGTTTCACGTTACTGCATTCTTTGATCGGATTCAAGAAGCTTTGTTTACTCAGTATGTGATCGAGACGTTGTCTGGACCGCCATTGGTTGAGATTAGGATGGAGCAAGAAGAGGAGGAGAGGGTTATGGCTGAGGTGCAGAAGCTTCAGAGTGCTGGGGCTACATTGCCTCCTGATCTCAAGGCCACTATATTTCCAAAGAGACCGATTGGAACGCCACGGAAGTCCACCGCTGCTGCTACGCCAAGGAGTCCTATGTTTTCGAGATCTACGTCTAGAAAGGAAAAGGAACAAGAGGGAGGCATAACTATAGATCATCTGCATAGGCTGAATCAGAAGAATGTTTCAGCTTGGAATATGAAAAGGTTGATTAATATTGTCCGTAAAGGTGTGCTCTCAACTTTGGATGAGCAGCTTCAGCAGTCGAGTGATGATGATGAAGCTGCAGTGGAAATCACAAGCGagaaacaggcaaaaatcgctgcCAAGAAGGTTTTTAACAATGTGGCGAAGCCTGACTCTAA GTTCATCTATCTGGAGGATATAATGCGTTTTATGAGAGAAGATGAAGCTTTGAAAACAATGCAGCTATTTGAAGGTGGCACTGAAGCCAAAGGAATTAGTAAACGTGCGTTGAAAAATTGGGTG GTGAATGCATTTAGAGAACGGAGAGCTCTTGCTTTGTCTTTGAATGACACAAAGACTGCTGTGAACAAACTGCATCACATGTTGAACGTCTTAGTGGGGGTTATCATACTGGTCGTCTGGCTGCTTATACTCAAAGTTGCCACTACACATTTCTTGGTCTTTTTGAGTTCTCAGGTTCTTCTGGTCGTATTCATGTTTGGAAACACGGCCAAGACGACATTTGAGGCAATCATCTTTTTATTTGTGATGCACCCATTTGATGTTGGTGATCGTGTTGAAATTGACGGAACTCAG ATGGTTGTAGAAGAGATGAATATCTTGACCACAGTTTTCCTGAGATACGATAACCAGAAGATCATATATCCAAACAGTGTCTTATCTACAAAGCCGATAAGTAATTACTATCGCAGTCCAGACATGGGAGATGCAATTGAATTCTGCATTCATATCTCAACTCCTATGGAAAAAATTTCTATGATGAAAGAGAAAATAACAAG GTATGTTGAGAACAAAAGTGATCATTGGTATCCAGCTCCAGCAATTGTGTTGAGGGATGTAGAAGACTTGAACAGGATAAAGTGGTCAGTATGGCTTTCGCACACAATGAATTTCCAAGACATGGGGGAGAGATGGGCAAGGAGAGCTCTCTTAGTTGAGGAAATGATAAAGATATTCAAAGAGCTAGATATCGAGTATCGTATGCTGCCTTTTGATGTCAACATTCGTAATATGCCACAATTGCCGTCGAGCAGGGTCCCCTCTAACTGGTCCCTTTGTTCTTAA